The sequence CACCAGAGGTACGTTCACCCCGGTCCTCTCGTACTAGGGGCAAGTTCTCTCAAGTCTCGTACACCCACGGCAGATAGGGACCGAACTGTCTCACGACGTTCTGAACCCAGCTCACGTACCACTTTAATCGGCGAACAGCCGAACCCTTGGGACCTGCTTCAGCCCCAGGATGTGATGAGCCGACATCGAGGTGCCAAACCTCCCCGTCGATGTGGACTCTTGGGGGAGATCAGCCTGTTATCCCCGGCGTACCTTTTATCCGTTGAGCGATGGCCCTTCCATGTGGAACCACCGGATCACTATGACCGACTTTCGTCTCTGCTCGACTTGTCTGTCTCGCAGTCAGGCAGGCTTATGCCATTGCACTCATCAGTTGATTTCCGACCAACCTGAGCCTACCATTGCGCGCCTCCGTTACTCTTTGGGAGGCGACCGCCCCAGTCAAACTACCCACCATGCAGGGTCCTGGATCAGGATTACTGACCTCAGTTAGATATCAAAGACAACCAGGGTGGTATTTCAAGGACGCCTCCACGACTGCTGGCGCAATCGCTTCAAAGGCTCCCACCTATCCTACACAAGTTGTCCCTAATACCACTGCAAAGCTGTAGTAAAGGTGCACGGGGTCTTTCCGTCTGACCGCGGGAACTCCGTATCTTCACGGAGAATCCAATTTCACTGAGTTGGTGTTGGAGACAGTGGGGAAATCGTTACGCCATTCGTGCAGGTCGGAACTTACCCGACAAGGAATTTCGCTACCTTAGGACCGTTATAGTTACGGCCGCCGTTTACTGGGGCTTCAATTCAGTGCTTGCACACCTCCTTTTAACCTTCCAGCACCGGGCAGGCGTCAGACCCTATACGTCGTCATGAGACTTCGCAGAGTCCTGTGTTTTTGTTAAACAGTCGCTACCCCCAATTCTGTGCCACCCACTAGAAGTTGCCTTTAAGTGGGTCTCCCTTATTCCAAAGTTACGGGAGCAATTTGCCGAGTTCCTTCAACACCATTCTCTCAAGCGCCTTAGAATATTCATCTCGTCCACCTGTGTCGGTTTCGGGTACGGTCTATACGTAAGAGTTATTTCCTGGAAGTCCTTCGCTGCATCCTCCAATCCGATCAGGGGATACAACTTACGGCCTTCGTCACTTCTTACAGGTCACGGAATATTAACCGTGTTCCCATCGACTACGACTTTCGTCCTCGCCTTAGGGGCCGACTCACCCTACGTTGATTAACATTGCGTAGGAACCCTTGGACTTACGGCGACAGAGTCTTTCACTCTGTTTATCGTTACTTATGTCAGCATTCTCACTTCCAATACCTCCAGCGTCTCTCGCGAGTACGCCTTCACAGGCTTATGGAACGCTCCGCTACCGCTTGTTAGTTAACCTAACAAACCCGCATCTTCGGTGCATAACTTTAGCCCCGTTACATTTTCGGCGCAGGATAACTTATCTAGACCAGTGAGCTGTTACGCTTTCTTTAAAGGATGGCTGCTTCTAAGCCAACCTCCTGGCTGTCTTGGTCGTCCCACATCCTTTCCCACTTAGCTATGACTTGGGGACCTTAGATGGCGGTTAGGGCTGTTTCCCTTTCGACGATGGACCTTAGCACCCACCGTCTGTCTGCCGAGCTGTACTGTCAGGTATTCGGAGTTTGGTTGGGTTTGGTAAGAATCGCTTCCCCCTAGCCCATCCAGTGCTCTACCCCCTGGAGTAATCGCTCGACGCACTACCTCAATAGTTTTCGCGGAGAACCAGCTATTTCCGAGTTTGATTAGCCTTTCACCCCTATCCACAGGTCATCCGCTACCTTTTCAACGGTAGTCGGTTCGGTCCTCCAGTACGTGTTACCGCACCTTCAACCTGCCCATGGATAGATCACCCGGTTTCGGGTCTAATGCACGTAACTTGGTCGCCCTATTAAGACTCGGTTTCCCTACGCCTACACCTATCGGCTTAAGCTTGCTACGTACACTAAGTCGCTGACCCATTATGCAAAAGGTACGCCGTCACAGTTTGTATGGCGAACCATACGTCTGCTCCGACTGTTTGTAGGCATCCGATTTCAGGTCTATTTCACTCCCCTCATCGGGGTTCTTTTCACCTTTCCCTCACGGTACTTGTTCACTATCGGTCATTAAGGAGTACTTAGCCTTGGAGGATGGTCCCCCCATGTTCAGACAGGATTTCTCGTGTCCCGCCTTACTCGAGGACCTATATGCTTTCTACCTATACGGGGCTATCACCCTTTGTTGCGGAGCTTTCCATCTCCTTCTAGTTCTTACACATAAGCCACTGGGCTAGTCCGCGTTCGCTCGCCACTACTAACGGAGTCTCGGTTGATGTCCTTTCCTCTAGGTACTTAGATGTTTCAGTTCCCTAGGTTTGCTCCTTACACCTATGTATTCAGTGCAAGGTACCACACTTGTGGTGGGTTTCCCCATTCGGATATCCGCGGATCAAAGGGTGTTCGCACCTCCCCACGGCTTTTCGCAGCGTACCACGTCCTTCATCGCCTCTTAATGCCAAGGCATCCATCAGATGCCCTTTTGCGCTTGATTTACTCAATGATTAATATCATTTTTTCCACATCCAAGATTGTTCAATTTCAAACCTTCTTGAATGGTTTTGATCTGTTATGATCTATTTGATGTCAGTGTTCTCTTTTACAATCGTCTTGTCACTTGCATAACAAGAATTGCAAAATTGAGTGTCAGAAGAAAAAACCTTTACAAATATCTTTTGTGTTTTTTAAAACACTTTAATATATCTGCGTGTGTTTTTTAATCTTGCTTGTCTTTACAATGTCAAAGAGCAGAAACAGGTTTGGATAATATTTACCCAAGACCTATAATCTGTAATCATCTAATAATTCCAGATTGTAGATCTCAACAAAAACATTCTTTTCCGGCATAAGTGGTGGAGGTGAACGGGATCGAACCGATGACCTCATGCTTGCAAAGCACGCGCTCTCCCAGCTGAGCTACACCCCCACATTCATAACCCATCATTCCCATGACGGATCATGCATCTGACTGGTGGGCCAGGGAGGACTTGAACCTCCGACCCCACGCTTATCAAGCGTGTGCTCTAACCAACTGAGCTACTAGCCCGCTAATCCTCGATGACTCATCATCAAGAACTAATTTAAAAGAAGGTATAGGGGTAGCGTGATAGTCGACTCTTATCGAGAAGACTTTTCCTTAGAAAGGAGGTGATCCAGCCGCAGGTTCCCCTACGGCTACCTTGTTACGACTTCACCCCAGTCGCTGACCCTACCGTGGACGGCTGCCTCCTTGCGGTTAGCACCCCGGCTTAAGGTAAAACCAACTCCCATGGTGTGACGGGCGGTGTGTACAAGGCCCGAGAACGTATTCACCGTAGCATGCTGATCTACGATTACTAGCGATTCCGACTTCATGTCCGCGAGTTGCAGCGGACAATCTGAACTGAGATGGTGTTTGAGGATTGGCTCCAGGTTTCCCTTTCGCAACCTACTGTCACCACCATTGTAGTACGTGTGTAGCCCAGCCTATAAGGGCCATGAGGACTTGACGTCATCCCCACCTTCCTCCGGTTTGTCACCGGCAGTTTCGTTAGAGTGCTCAGCCATACCTGTTAGCAACTAACAATGAGGGTTGCGCTCGTTGCGGGACTTAACCCAACATCTCACGACACGAGCTGACGACAGCCATGCAGCACCTGTGTGTGATCCGGCCGAACCGACAGAAATGATCTCTCATCTCCTTAATCACCATGTCAAAGGCTGGTAAGGTTTTGCGCGTTGCTTCGAATTAAACCACATACTCCACCGCTTGTGCGGGCCCCCGTCAATTCCTTTGAGTTTTAATCTTGCGACCGTACTCCCCAGGCGGAGTGCTTAATGCGTTAGCTGCGATACTGATCCGAAGACCAACATCTAGCACTCATCGTTTACAGCGTGGACTACCAGGGTATCTAATCCTGTTTGCTCCCCACGCTTTCGCGCCTTAGCGTCAGATACGAGCCAGAAAGTCGCCTTCGCCACTGGTGTTCTTGTGAATATCTACGAATTTCACCTCTACACTCACAATTCCACTTTCCTCTCTCGTCCTCAAGCTTTGCAGTCTTAAATGCAGTTCCCAGGTTAAGCCCGGGGCTTTCACATCTAACTTACAAGGCCGCCTACGCGCCCTTTACGCCCAGTAATTCCGAACAACGCTAGCTCCCTTCGTATTACCGCGGCTGCTGGCACGAAGTTAGCCGGAGCTTATTCGTCAGGTACCGTCATCATCTTCCCTGACAAAAGAGCTTTACAACCCGAAGGCCTTCATCACTCACGCGGCATTGCTGGATCAGGGTTTCCCCCATTGTCCAATATTCCCCACTGCTGCCTCCCGTAGGAGTCTGGGCCGTGTCTCAGTCCCAGTGTGGCTGATCATCCTCTCAGACCAGCTATAGATCGCAGGCTTGGTAGGCCATTACCCCACCAACTACCTAATCTAACGCGGGCTGCTCAATTGGCGATAAATCTTTCCCCCTCAGGGCTTATCCAGTATTAGCTACAGTTTCCCGTAGTTATTCCGAACCAATCGGTACATTCCCACGCGTTACTCACCCGTCTGCCACTAACTTATTAACCGAAGTCAATAAGTCCGTTCGACTTGCATGTGTTAAGCATGCCGCCAGCGTTCGTTCTGAGCCAGGATCAAACTCTCATGTTGTTCCTGTACTATTCTCCCCAAGTGTGTGAGACACACCCGGAGTACGTCGCTTACGTTTCCAGTACAAAGTTACGTAAGCCATTTTACTCACGCTACCCTTATACCTTCTTTGTTTCTGCTATTCAGTTGTCCAAAGATCGTTGCTGTCTCCCGCTTCCCGTCGCTTCCGCTTCCGTTTCACCTCAACTGCATGTCCCTATTTATTACACATCTACCCCCCTACCCGTCAACATTGTTTTTTTACCTTTTTTTCTCTTTTTTCCTCATCTTAAACTTTTTCAATCACTTAGAGGGAAGTTTTATCCATAATCTAATGGTATCCCTAACTAATTAATTCCAACAATTACGCCCCTTTCTACAAGAAATAAATTCTTATGTCTGGCCCTATCTTTCTTCTCGCCTACTTTCCTTTCTGTTAACCCCTACTCGCCTTGAATTGTTGAGGGGACCAACCTAACTTAATCTAAATCACAGTCTCTTTTAATAACTTTACATGAGGACAGAATATGGCCGAGAATTTTATAGCTAAAATAGCCTTCACTGTTTTTTTAGCCCCCGCAAGTTTCGTAAATGCAGAAGATCTACCCGTCTCAGAGACTTCCTTGCACAGCGAGCTGTTAGCACCACAATTTCGAAGCACCGAAGAGCTCAAAACTCAACTACGACAGAAATTTGAGCAATTTGAAAAATTGATGAATCAAAGAAATTTACTAGAAATCGAACAATTAACTATTCGGCAGATCCTTGTCTGCGTACCAAATATTGCACTTAAAATATTGAGTCCAGCAAACTTAATTTCTATTATGGGAGGATCTAACCTTATCCTCTATCATCCTGAAAAAAGAGCGTTAGCTGAAATTAAACACAATAGCTGGACTCTGGATAGCCCAGCCCCGACAAATCTCACCCCAATATCTAGAGAAAGTATTATTGAACAAGCGAACGAAGATCCCGATGGTATTATCCTCTTTGATCAACATTTCATGACGCCCGATCTTTGGCCAACCTTGACTATGATCATAAAAAGTGCACCTTTTAACAAAGATCAAACAGATATTTTGCAGAAAACCAAATCGGCTTTAACAACACACATAAAGAAGATGACAAAGGCCCATATAAAGGCTCAGAAAAAATTTAATAAATACTATATGATTGAGGATAGCCTTAAAATTCTTCATAATTTAGATTCGAACCAAGAAGATCACCATCTCCAACAGACTGCTGTACAACTAGAAATTTTAAAAAGTAATTATCGTTTGCAGAAGCTAAAGAAAATTATTTCAGGTAACCAGCTTATGAAAAAATTTGATGCGCTTTCTCCAGAGGATACATCAAAAAAATTCCCAGCTTTTCTCTTCTTTAATTACGAACCAACGGCATCAGAGCTAGAAGCATCAGAAAATTTGGAAAAACTTAAGCAATATCTTGCCAACAAAAAAGAAGAAGCAGATAAACAAATTGCTTGGATGGAAGATATTGACCAAAAGATCCTCTTCGAAACTCTTATAATTAATGAGATAGATCGCATTCTTCAAACTCTTGTCTACTAAAAAAAGGGGGCATACCCCCCCATCTATTCCAAGAATCCTTTAGATTTTTTATCCCTGCCCCCAAGCACCCTTGTCATTTTGTTTCCAGTAGGTCAGCTTGAAGTCCCTGTCTCGATAAGACTTATATCTGTCCCGCGCGTTATGAACAGTATCCGGATTATTTCCATCAAACATATCCATACACCGATCAAAACCATTATCAGGGATCATTGCCCCATTGAGTACAATAACAACCTCAGCCTTATTAATATTGTCCGCGGATAAAGACAACCAAACAGGATGCCTCAACGGATCACCAACAAAACCATGAGGAATAAAGGAAGTGGGTGAAAAGGTCCACAGCACGCTATTTAAAGTTTCCAGGCGTTCTTGAGAATCGCACACAATAAGGGCACGCAATCCATTCAGATAGATTTTCTCAACTAACTTCGGCAACGCCTTCTCTAAAGGCGTTACTGTTAGATGATAAAAAGCAACATCCATTACGAGGTAGCCTTTTCAATATGCTTTTTGACCCAGTGGTTCAAAAGACGTACACCAAATGCTGTGGCGCCTGCTTGATAAGTGCCCTTGGCCTTACTATCCCAAGTTGTACCCGCGATATCTAAGTGAGCCCATTTAGTCCCATTGACAAAACGTTGCAAGAATTGAGCCGCAGCAATACTACCTGCATTGCGCCCATTTCCGAGGTTCTTAACATCAGCAATCAGAGAATCAATATCTTTGTCATAAGCTTCAGACAACGGCAAACGCCATAATTTTTCACTGACCTTTTTTCCCGACTCTGCCAGCATATCAGCTAACTCATCATCATTTGAGAAAAGACCTGCATGGTCTGATCCCAAAGCAATAATGACGGCCCCTGTTAGAGTAGCTAGATTCACCATATAGGATGGCTTGAATCGATCTTGAGTATACCAAAGCGCATCGGCTAGAACAAGGCGTCCCTCCGCATCCGTATTGAGAATTTCAATTGTTTGACCGGAAAGTGAGGTTACCACATCGCCCGGGCGTTGAGCATTTCCATCCGGCATATTTTCTACAAGCCCCATGACACCAACCGCATTAACTTTAGCATTACGACCTGCTAAGGCTCGCATCACTCCCAAAACCGCACCAGCACCGCCCATATCCCACTTCATGGCATCCATATCTTGAGCTGCCTTAATAGAAATACCGCCGGTATCAAAAGTCACCCCTTTACCCACAAAAGCCACGGGCTTATCGTCAGCGTTACCACCATTCCATTGCATAACCACAACTTTTGATTCTTTCGAACTTCCTTGGCCCACGCCCAGCAAAGCATTAAAGCCCATCTTCGTCAGTTCTTTTTCTCCAAACACCTCAACTTTCACGCCCAATTTTTCCAAAGATTGAGCCTGCTGAGCCAATGTTTCTGGATAAATAACGTTAGGTGGTTCAGACGCTACATGGCGAGCTAAAAATACACCTTCAGCAACTTGCTCAAGTTCCTTAAATTTAGCAAATGTTTCTGCTGTATTCTCAGTTAGAACAGTGGCGTGCTTGACTTGGCAAAACTCAGATTTTTCTTTTTTGGTAAAATACTTTGGAAATGACCAGGACTTGAGTAACAATCCACTTGCAATAATACCAGCCGCCTGGACGTCCCCCAACTCTGGACTATAAATAGTGACAGACTCAGCTTGCTCTTTACCCAAGGCTGAATAAATCTTCGCTCCCAGTAATTCCAATTGATAGTGATCTTTTAACTTTTCAGCGTCCGCTGCAATCAGGTGTAATTTTGTAAGATTTGTTCCCTGAGGATAGACGAGTGAAACAACGCTACCCTTTTTAAAATCAAAATCATCAGCATTAACAATCGCCTTTAGCTGACCCGACATTTTTGCATCCAAGTCAGAAATAAACGAATCAAAATTCTTGGATGTTATGATAACCGCAAGAATTCCTGCGGTTGGCAACGCTGGCTTATTAAATTCTATTTTCATATAATCCCCCCTCAAACAAATAATCTATTGCTTTATTTGTAGAGTAAAACAGGAGCTTTTTCAATGACCAGGTTGTAAACGGGCAAATTAATCTTTTCAGTGCGGGAGTTAGGAATCTGGAAAATTTCTATTTATTAGATTTATAGCTGACGGCATAGAAGCCAATTTTCACATTATAGAGAGGGGGGAGAAATGGCGCACCCGAGACGATTCGAACGTCCGACCTTTGCCTTCGGAGGGCAACACTCTATCCAGCTGAGCTACGGGTGCTTTTGATTCTTTATAGCCGATAAAACAGCTCTTGCCAAAAGAAAATTTGTCTGGCACAGCTTTTTGCACCATTATAAGTTAAATTAGCCAAAAAGGATACATTATGCAACTCGATCATCGCCTGGCTCAATCCTCTGAATTCATTGCAGATTTAACTTTATGTCAAGTCCGGTTATCCCACAATGCAGCCTTTCCGTGGCTTATCCTTATTCCCAAGATTGATGACATTATTGAAATAATTAATCTTTCTCGCCCTGACCAACATCAGTTGATGGATGAAATCGCTCAAATCTCAAAGATTATGCAAGATTTATTTGCCCCTAATAAAATCAACGTTGCCACTTTAGGAAATGTTGTTCCTCAACTTCATATCCATGTTATCGCTCGATACCATACTGATCCTGTATGGCCAAACCCTGTCTGGAACACCATCAGTCAGGAATATTTTGAACTGGATTTACAAGCAAGAGTAGAATTAATTCGCCAATATATACAGTTTTCTATTGATTAAATTTTTGATTTTATCTACCCCTTTTTTTCCCGGCCGCAGCAACGCGAAGAGCCGGGATCTTGAGATGGCAAGCGCAAGCCCTTATGCGCTCGAGAACCCTGACCTGTCCTCAACTGGATTGGGGATCAAGCCAAGGTATGGTTTCCGGGTCGCGCTTGCGGTTGCCTGGAAAAAGGGTGGGTATAATGGTGCACTCTTCCTCATTCCGGCCTTGAGCCGGAATCCATTCCTGCGTCTGGATGCTATTAAGATTTAGACGGATATAGCTGTGGTAAAATCATCCTGTCCACAAAGTCAAGGTATGGTTTCCGGGTCGCCCTTCGGTTGCCCGGAAAGAGGCTCTCTTTTCGCGGCCAGTGAGCCGGGATAAGGGAGTTTTACATTGAAGGCCAGGAAGAAATCCTTCCACAGCCTACCTTACTGAACGTATTATTCAATAACCTTTAAGATACGATTCACCCGAATACCCGGGATCCAAGCGAGGACGTCATACCAACGGGCATCGGTTGAAAAGAACAATATTCGCGCTGGTCCTAACAAATGATCTTCGGGAATAAATCCCAACTCTTTCATATACCGACTATCTTGCGAGTTATGGCGATTATCCCCCATGACAAAATAATGTCCGGCAGGGACAGTATATTCAGGCGTATTATCGGCCGGATGAACACCAAAAGGGTACTGCATCAAAATCTCATGCGCTTTACCATTTGGCAGAGTTTCACGATAACGGGGTATAACTTTCACTGAACTATCCCGCGGATCCCTTAATGTATAATCATCCAGTTTTTCTAATTTACAGGCCACACCATTAATATGGAGAATCCCATCTTTGACTTGCACCTTATCACCGGGCAGCCCCACGACTCGTTTAATGTAATCAAGGGATTCATCATAATAAATAGTCATCCGCTTCAACAAGCTTTCTGTCTTACCCACCGGTGCACGGAATACAGCCACCTGTCCTAAGGTCGGCTTATCATTGTCCAAAAGGCGGCCCTCAAAAAGAGGGGGCGCAAAGGGAAATGAATAATTGCTGTAGCCATAACTGAACTTTGATACAAACAAAAAATCCCCAATCATCAGCGTTGGGTACATAGAAGCAGAGGGGATAACAAATGGTTGAAATAAAAATGTCCTAATAATAATTGCAATAAATAGAGCTCCCAATGTTCCTTTAAGCTCTTTGATTAATCTATCCATTAGTTTATCCTTCTTTTAATTAACAAAATGAAATATCTCCTCAAACAGTTTCTTACCGAGGAGTTATCTCATCTTTAAGAGTCCATATAATTTTCGGTCAAATTACTAAATTTAGTCAAGGCCCCATCGAAATAAAGTTTAACAGTTCCCACCGGACCGTGACGCTGTTTGGCAATGATAATCTCAGCTTGCTTATAAACTTTTTGCATTTCTTCTTGCCATTGCATGAATTTATCGGTTCCTTCCGGTGGACGGCGACGCTCAAGATAATATTCATCGCGATAAACGAACATCACAACGTCGGCATCTTGCTCAATCGAGCCGGATTCACGCAGATCAGAAAGCATGGGGCGT is a genomic window of Candidatus Paracaedibacter acanthamoebae containing:
- a CDS encoding DNA polymerase III subunit chi, whose translation is MDVAFYHLTVTPLEKALPKLVEKIYLNGLRALIVCDSQERLETLNSVLWTFSPTSFIPHGFVGDPLRHPVWLSLSADNINKAEVVIVLNGAMIPDNGFDRCMDMFDGNNPDTVHNARDRYKSYRDRDFKLTYWKQNDKGAWGQG
- a CDS encoding leucyl aminopeptidase, whose product is MKIEFNKPALPTAGILAVIITSKNFDSFISDLDAKMSGQLKAIVNADDFDFKKGSVVSLVYPQGTNLTKLHLIAADAEKLKDHYQLELLGAKIYSALGKEQAESVTIYSPELGDVQAAGIIASGLLLKSWSFPKYFTKKEKSEFCQVKHATVLTENTAETFAKFKELEQVAEGVFLARHVASEPPNVIYPETLAQQAQSLEKLGVKVEVFGEKELTKMGFNALLGVGQGSSKESKVVVMQWNGGNADDKPVAFVGKGVTFDTGGISIKAAQDMDAMKWDMGGAGAVLGVMRALAGRNAKVNAVGVMGLVENMPDGNAQRPGDVVTSLSGQTIEILNTDAEGRLVLADALWYTQDRFKPSYMVNLATLTGAVIIALGSDHAGLFSNDDELADMLAESGKKVSEKLWRLPLSEAYDKDIDSLIADVKNLGNGRNAGSIAAAQFLQRFVNGTKWAHLDIAGTTWDSKAKGTYQAGATAFGVRLLNHWVKKHIEKATS
- a CDS encoding HIT family protein is translated as MQLDHRLAQSSEFIADLTLCQVRLSHNAAFPWLILIPKIDDIIEIINLSRPDQHQLMDEIAQISKIMQDLFAPNKINVATLGNVVPQLHIHVIARYHTDPVWPNPVWNTISQEYFELDLQARVELIRQYIQFSID
- the lepB gene encoding signal peptidase I, which encodes MDRLIKELKGTLGALFIAIIIRTFLFQPFVIPSASMYPTLMIGDFLFVSKFSYGYSNYSFPFAPPLFEGRLLDNDKPTLGQVAVFRAPVGKTESLLKRMTIYYDESLDYIKRVVGLPGDKVQVKDGILHINGVACKLEKLDDYTLRDPRDSSVKVIPRYRETLPNGKAHEILMQYPFGVHPADNTPEYTVPAGHYFVMGDNRHNSQDSRYMKELGFIPEDHLLGPARILFFSTDARWYDVLAWIPGIRVNRILKVIE